One region of Thalassophryne amazonica chromosome 16, fThaAma1.1, whole genome shotgun sequence genomic DNA includes:
- the eif3g gene encoding eukaryotic translation initiation factor 3 subunit G, with the protein MPSIEYDDSKPSWADQVEEEGDEGTLPSPKETIKGNIKTITEYKIDEDGKRFKIVRTFKIETRKASKAVARRKNWKKFGNSEFDAPGPNVATTTVSDDVFMTFISSKEDLNAQDQDEDPMSKLKGQKIVSCRICKGDHWTTRCPYKDTLGPMQKELAEQLGLSTGDKEKPAGSAEPEPAQPVQNKTGKYVPPSLRDGGTRRGESMQPNRRADDNATIRVTNLSEDTRETDLQELFRPFGSISRIYLAKDKNTGQSKGFAFISFHRREDAARAIAGVSGFGYDHLILNVEWAKPSNN; encoded by the exons ATGCCGTCGATTGAATACGACGA CTCCAAGCCCAGCTGGGCGGACCAAGTCGAGGAGGAGGGAGACGAAG GCACACTACCGTCacccaaagaaacaattaaaggaAACATTAAAACTATCACAGAATACAAGATCGATGAGGACGGAAAACGATTTAAG ATTGTCCGGACCTTCAAGATTGAAACGAGAAAAGCCTCCAAAGCAGTTGCCAGGAGAAAG AACTGGAAGAAATTTGGGAACTCCGAGTTTGATGCACCTGGCCCCAATGTTGCCACtaccacagtcagtgatgatgtCTTCATGACTTTTATCTCCAGCAAAGAG GACTTGAATGCCCAAGACCAGGATGAGGATCCCATGAGCAAGCTGAAAGGACAGAAGATTGTGTCTTGCCGTATATGCAAAGGCGATCATTGGACCACCCGCTGTCCTTACAAGGACACTTTGGGCCCCATGCAGAAGGAGCTGGCTGAACAGCTCGGACTTTCTACTGGAGATAAGGAGAAACCTGCTGGCTCCG CTGAACCAGAACCTGCACAGCCAGTGCAGAATAAGACTGGCAAGTATGTTCCCCCAAGTCTGAGGGATGGAGGCACACGAAGAGGAGAGTCCATGCAGCCCAACCGCAGAG CTGATGACAATGCCACCATCCGTGTGACCAATCTGTCTGAAGACACTCGTGAGACAGATTTACAGGAGCTCTTCAGACCATTTGGGTCCATCTCCAGGATCTATCTGGCCAAGGACAAGAACACGGGACAGTCCAAG GGCTTTGCCTTCATCAGTTTCCATCGTCGGGAGGATGCAGCCAGAGCCATCGCAGGAGTGTCGGGATTTGGATACGATCATCTTATTCTTAATGTTGAATGGGCCAA GCCGTCAAACAACTGA